One genomic segment of Esox lucius isolate fEsoLuc1 chromosome 15, fEsoLuc1.pri, whole genome shotgun sequence includes these proteins:
- the isca2 gene encoding iron-sulfur cluster assembly 2 homolog, mitochondrial: protein MSVVLQRAMLNALKTRAWTLARASSPITNVGLPKLLRCPQRSQLPYAGCLQLSSTSAQEIPTDSSPIEEKVYLSESCVKRLGEIMDKGQYLRIQVEGGGCSGFQYKFVIDSTRMEDDRVFEQGGVGVIVDKESLEFVKGSTLDYTQELIRSSFQVVKNPQADHGCSCGSSFSVKL from the exons ATGTCAGTCGTACTACAGAGAGCAATGTTAAATGCGTTAAAGACAAGAGCGTGGACACTCGCTAG GGCCTCTTCCCCCATAACGAATGTGGGTCTACCAAAATTGCTGAGATGTCCCCAAAGGTCTCAACTCCCCTATGCCGGTTGCTTACAATTAAGCAGCACATCGGCCCAAGAGATACCAACAGATTCCAGTCCGATTGAAGAGAAAGTATACCTCAGTGAATCATGTGTTAAG AGGCTAGGAGAGATCATGGATAAGGGACAGTACCTGAGAATACAGGTGGAAGGGGGGGGCTGCTCTGGGTTCCAATATAAGTTTGTCATTGACAGTACTAGGATGGAGGATGACAG GGTGTTTGAGCAGGGAGGCGTAGGGGTCATTGTGGACAAAGAAAGCCTGGAGTTTGTGAAAGGCTCTACCCTGGACTACACTCAGGAGCTGATCCGCTCTTCCTTCCAGGTGGTAAAGAACCCCCAGGCAGACCACGGCTGCTCTTGCGGGTCCTCTTTCTCAGTCAAGTTATGA
- the npc2 gene encoding NPC intracellular cholesterol transporter 2 precursor has translation MDFHAVYITCLFSLIALTCAEPVKFVDCGSAVGKVVIVDINPCPTQPCQLHKGLSYGVNVTFSSVVESKTSTAVVHGLIAGVPIPFPIPIEDGCKSGIQCPIQKEHSYHYVNQLPVKSEYPSIKLIVEWELRDDNSKDFFCIKFPVQIVN, from the exons ATGGATTTTCACGCTGTTTACATTACATGTCTGTTCTCTCTGATTGCACTCACGTGCGCTGAACCTGTGAAATTTGTGGATTGCG GGTCTGCTGTTGGTAAGGTTGTGATTGTTGACATTAACCCATGTCCTACTCAACCATGCCAGCTCCATAAAGGACTGTCATACGGTGTAAATGTGACATTCAGCAGTG TGGTTGAGAGCAAGACAAGCACAGCAGTTGTCCATGGTTTGATTGCTGGTGTTCCCATTCCATTCCCCATTCCCATTGAAGACGGCTGCAAGTCTGGGATTCAGTGCCCAATCCAGAAGGAACATAGCTATCACTATGTGAATCAGCTTCCAGTGAAGTCTGAATACCCCTCT ATCAAGTTGATCGTTGAATGGGAACTAAGAGATGACAATTCCAAGGACTTTTTCTGCATTAAGTTCCCTGTCCAGATTGTAAACTGA